A single Oryctolagus cuniculus chromosome 18, mOryCun1.1, whole genome shotgun sequence DNA region contains:
- the LOC127482604 gene encoding leukocyte-associated immunoglobulin-like receptor 2 isoform X2 produces MGGGAQTPALTALLCLEAWPSPSISAEPGPTVLLGQPVTIVCQSPAEFDTFRLEKEGRGVKIERRASPNQREARFPLLATDADTAGRYRCLYYKSGAWSERSGELELVVIPEDVPRASDPGPVSAVPSAPTSQEYPVLNGVRLGLAGLVLLILAAILAEAWHSLRRARQGCLGWTQQGALQGV; encoded by the exons ATGGGCGGcggggcccagaccccagccctcactgccctcctctgcctgg aggcctggcccagtccctccaTCTCCGCTGAGCCAGGCCCCACGGTCCTCCTGGGGCAGCCCGTGACCATCGTGTGTCAGAGCCCTGCTGAGTTTGACACCTTCCGcctggagaaagaaggaagaggggtcAAGATTGAGAGGAGGGCGTCGCCTAACCAGAGGGAGGCGCGGTTTCCCCTCCTCGCCACGGACGCAGACACGGCTGGGCGGTACCGCTGTCTCTACTATAAATCAGGCGCCTGGTCTGAGCGCAGTGGAGAACTGGAGCTGGTGGTGATCCCTGAGGACGTCCCCCGGGCCTCCGACCCCGGCCCCGTCTCAGCTGTGCCCTCAG CCCCCACTTCCCAGGAGTACCCGGTGTTGAACGGCGTCCGCCTGGGCCTGGCCGGGCTGGTCTTGCTGATCCTGGCGGCAATCCTGGCAGAAGCTTGGCACAGCTTGCGCAGGGCCCGGCAGGGGTGTCTGGGATGGACACAGCAGGGCGCCCTCCAAGGA
- the LOC127482604 gene encoding leukocyte-associated immunoglobulin-like receptor 2 isoform X1, whose translation MGGGAQTPALTALLCLGLCWAPWVKAQAEAWPSPSISAEPGPTVLLGQPVTIVCQSPAEFDTFRLEKEGRGVKIERRASPNQREARFPLLATDADTAGRYRCLYYKSGAWSERSGELELVVIPEDVPRASDPGPVSAVPSAPTSQEYPVLNGVRLGLAGLVLLILAAILAEAWHSLRRARQGCLGWTQQGALQGV comes from the exons ATGGGCGGcggggcccagaccccagccctcactgccctcctctgcctgg GGCTATGCTGGGCACCATGGGTTAAGGCACAGGCGG aggcctggcccagtccctccaTCTCCGCTGAGCCAGGCCCCACGGTCCTCCTGGGGCAGCCCGTGACCATCGTGTGTCAGAGCCCTGCTGAGTTTGACACCTTCCGcctggagaaagaaggaagaggggtcAAGATTGAGAGGAGGGCGTCGCCTAACCAGAGGGAGGCGCGGTTTCCCCTCCTCGCCACGGACGCAGACACGGCTGGGCGGTACCGCTGTCTCTACTATAAATCAGGCGCCTGGTCTGAGCGCAGTGGAGAACTGGAGCTGGTGGTGATCCCTGAGGACGTCCCCCGGGCCTCCGACCCCGGCCCCGTCTCAGCTGTGCCCTCAG CCCCCACTTCCCAGGAGTACCCGGTGTTGAACGGCGTCCGCCTGGGCCTGGCCGGGCTGGTCTTGCTGATCCTGGCGGCAATCCTGGCAGAAGCTTGGCACAGCTTGCGCAGGGCCCGGCAGGGGTGTCTGGGATGGACACAGCAGGGCGCCCTCCAAGGA
- the LOC138846408 gene encoding leukocyte-associated immunoglobulin-like receptor 2 — translation MGGRDKTPALTALLCLGLCWAPGDKAQAEAWPSPSISAEPGPTVLLGQPVTIMCRSPAGFDAVRLEKEGILVKNEWSASPNQREARFPLLTMDADTAGRYRCLYHKSGAWSERSGELELVVTREDVPRASDPGPVSAVPSAPTSQEYPVLNGVRLGLAGVVLLILAAILAEAWHSLRRARQGCLGWTQQGALQGV, via the exons atgggcggcagggacaaGACCCCGGCCCTCactgccctcctctgcctgg ggctgtgctgggcaccAGGGGATAAGGCACAGGCGG aggcctggcccagtccctccaTCTCCGCTGAGCCAGGCCCCACGGTCCTCCTGGGGCAGCCCGTGACCATCATGTGTCGGAGCCCTGCTGGGTTTGACGCTGTCCGCCTGGAGAAAGAAGGAATATTGGTCAAGAATGAGTGGAGCGCGTCGCCTAACCAGAGGGAGGCGCGGTTTCCCCTCCTCACCATGGACGCAGACACGGCTGGGCGGTACCGCTGCCTCTACCATAAATCAGGCGCCTGGTCTGAGCGCAGTGGAGAACTGGAGCTGGTGGTGACCCGTGAGGACGTCCCCCGGGCCTCCGACCCCGGCCCCGTCTCAGCTGTGCCCTCAG CCCCCACTTCCCAGGAGTACCCGGTGCTGAACGGCGTCCGCCTGGGCCTGGCCGGGGTGGTCTTGCTGATCCTGGCGGCAATCCTGGCAGAAGCTTGGCACAGCTTGCGCAGGGCCCGGCAGGGGTGTCTGGGATGGACACAGCAGGGCGCCCTCCAAGGAGTttag